A section of the Streptomyces xinghaiensis S187 genome encodes:
- a CDS encoding GTP-binding protein — translation MDYRTSDTLPGPRSEDALPATAASAVKVVIVGGFGVGKTTLVGSVSEIRPLTTEETMTQAGVGVDDIAGVERKTETTVAMDFGRISINEQLVLYLFGTPGQERFWFLWNGLFEGALGALVLIDTRRLEVSFDVVGRLEERGVPFVVVVNDFPESPRYPVSELRAAMDLPDSVPMVTCDARDRGSCRDALLTLMRYLHTLATATPESL, via the coding sequence ATGGACTACAGAACCTCTGACACGCTCCCCGGCCCGCGCAGCGAGGACGCCCTCCCCGCCACGGCCGCGTCCGCGGTCAAGGTGGTCATCGTCGGCGGCTTCGGCGTCGGCAAGACCACCCTGGTCGGCTCGGTCAGCGAGATACGCCCGCTCACCACCGAGGAGACGATGACCCAGGCCGGGGTCGGCGTCGACGACATCGCCGGTGTCGAGCGGAAGACCGAGACCACCGTCGCCATGGACTTCGGCCGGATCAGCATCAACGAGCAACTGGTGCTGTACCTCTTCGGCACCCCCGGCCAGGAGCGCTTCTGGTTCCTCTGGAACGGCCTCTTCGAAGGGGCCCTGGGCGCGCTCGTCCTCATCGACACCCGCCGCCTGGAGGTCAGCTTCGACGTCGTCGGCCGGCTGGAGGAGCGCGGCGTCCCCTTCGTGGTCGTCGTCAACGACTTCCCCGAGTCGCCCCGTTACCCGGTGTCCGAGCTGCGCGCGGCGATGGACCTGCCCGATTCCGTGCCGATGGTCACCTGCGACGCCCGCGACCGCGGCTCCTGCCGGGACGCCCTGCTGACGCTCATGCGCTATCTGCACACCCTCGCCACCGCAACCCCGGAGTCCCTGTGA
- a CDS encoding DUF742 domain-containing protein, with translation MSGPGEDWEEGAPERLYVLTGGRGRARGRTADLDLVTLIVSRDVPKPGMQPEHAAMLRMCHYPLSVAEISAHLVLPVSTVTALLTDLLADGRMEARAPIPTAALPDADLLKAVMHGLQNL, from the coding sequence ATGAGCGGGCCCGGCGAGGACTGGGAGGAAGGCGCCCCCGAGCGGCTGTACGTACTCACCGGCGGCCGCGGCCGGGCCCGCGGCAGGACGGCCGACCTCGATCTGGTCACCCTCATCGTGTCCCGGGACGTGCCGAAGCCGGGCATGCAGCCCGAGCACGCGGCCATGCTGCGGATGTGCCACTACCCGCTCTCGGTGGCCGAGATCTCCGCCCATCTGGTGCTGCCCGTCAGCACCGTCACCGCGCTCCTCACCGACCTGCTGGCAGACGGCCGCATGGAGGCCCGCGCCCCGATCCCCACCGCCGCGTTGCCCGACGCGGACCTCCTCAAGGCGGTGATGCATGGACTACAGAACCTCTGA
- a CDS encoding roadblock/LC7 domain-containing protein, whose product MDWMLRDLATSVPQTRHIVVLSADGLCMAQHGTDGDTADRLAAACAGLQSLSGAIAAEFPHGSGQMRLVVIEVSGGFFYLMAAGAGAYLAVLADDGVDAGLMGQRMRDLVARIGEHLSSPPRVDEQIT is encoded by the coding sequence ATGGACTGGATGCTCAGGGACCTCGCCACGAGCGTCCCGCAGACCCGGCACATCGTGGTGCTCTCCGCGGACGGCCTCTGCATGGCCCAGCACGGCACCGACGGCGACACCGCCGACCGGCTCGCCGCCGCCTGCGCCGGACTGCAGAGCCTGTCCGGCGCGATCGCGGCCGAATTCCCGCACGGGAGCGGGCAGATGAGACTGGTCGTCATCGAGGTCAGCGGCGGCTTCTTCTACCTCATGGCCGCCGGTGCCGGCGCCTATCTGGCCGTGCTGGCCGACGACGGCGTCGACGCCGGGCTGATGGGGCAGCGCATGCGCGACCTGGTCGCCAGAATCGGCGAGCATCTCAGCAGCCCGCCGCGCGTGGACGAGCAGATCACATGA
- a CDS encoding sensor histidine kinase, with protein MVRAGSSPGGRRPASALLWLFPPAVTALCAVVAVLGVPGGARAPVAWCGAVATAAVAIAAAEAVRRGRLIHALRRRAAEQEAALGRRLAQQEAETERLAGELLPVAVERLQRGASVEEVLEGVAYAPGADPRFHAAHEAVLRSVLEAVRAEEDLRESAHRAFVNIARRVQAIVHQQAQDLREMEDRHGNEPEFFGDLLHLDHGTALIGRLADSIAVLGGSRPGRQWQQNVPLFNVLRGAMSRIIDYQRVDLHSVAEAAIVGPAVESLIHALAELLDNATRYSPPQTRVHLTAVEVQSGIAVEIEDAGVGLTEEARRRAERVLAQASAGIDLNDLGETPRLGLAVVGRLAQTHDFQVSLRPSAYGGVRCVLIVPQDLITATPTPGGSVARAATLPPPKRRTRPTPTPLPRPNGAAMEEDPAAVGRNANGLPQRRRRHPGVAPRAAAPARSAAPPRPPAAAEQVKPGLWLAAFQSGINGEAPAPRAARPNSDDSVDRDE; from the coding sequence ATGGTTCGTGCCGGCTCGTCACCAGGAGGTCGGCGGCCCGCCTCCGCGCTCCTGTGGCTGTTCCCACCCGCCGTGACGGCTCTCTGCGCGGTCGTCGCCGTCCTCGGCGTCCCCGGCGGGGCCCGCGCCCCGGTCGCCTGGTGCGGCGCCGTCGCCACCGCCGCCGTGGCGATCGCCGCGGCCGAGGCGGTACGGCGCGGACGCCTGATCCACGCACTGCGGCGGCGCGCCGCCGAACAGGAGGCCGCGCTCGGCCGCCGCCTCGCCCAACAGGAGGCCGAGACCGAACGGCTCGCCGGGGAACTGCTGCCCGTGGCCGTCGAGCGCCTCCAGCGCGGAGCCTCCGTCGAGGAGGTGCTGGAGGGCGTCGCCTACGCACCCGGCGCCGACCCCCGGTTCCACGCCGCCCACGAGGCGGTGCTCCGTTCGGTCCTCGAAGCGGTCCGCGCCGAGGAGGACCTGCGCGAATCCGCCCACCGCGCCTTCGTCAACATCGCCCGCCGCGTCCAGGCGATCGTCCACCAGCAGGCCCAGGACCTGCGGGAGATGGAGGACCGGCACGGCAACGAACCGGAGTTCTTCGGCGACCTCCTCCACCTCGACCACGGCACCGCCCTCATCGGCCGGCTCGCCGACAGCATCGCCGTCCTCGGCGGCTCACGTCCCGGCCGCCAGTGGCAGCAGAACGTACCGCTCTTCAACGTCCTGCGCGGCGCCATGTCCCGCATCATCGACTACCAGCGGGTCGACCTGCACTCCGTCGCCGAGGCCGCCATCGTCGGACCCGCCGTCGAGTCCCTCATCCACGCCCTGGCCGAGCTGCTGGACAACGCCACCCGCTACTCGCCCCCGCAGACCCGGGTCCACCTCACCGCCGTCGAGGTGCAGTCCGGCATCGCCGTCGAGATCGAGGACGCCGGCGTCGGCCTCACCGAGGAGGCCCGCCGCCGCGCCGAACGCGTCCTGGCCCAGGCGTCCGCCGGCATCGACCTCAACGACCTCGGTGAAACCCCCCGGCTGGGCCTCGCCGTGGTGGGCCGGCTGGCGCAGACCCACGACTTCCAGGTGTCGCTGCGCCCCTCGGCCTACGGGGGCGTCCGCTGCGTCCTGATCGTCCCGCAGGACCTCATCACGGCCACGCCCACCCCCGGCGGCTCCGTCGCCCGTGCCGCCACCCTTCCGCCGCCCAAGCGCAGGACGCGGCCCACGCCGACGCCGCTGCCCCGGCCGAACGGAGCGGCCATGGAGGAGGACCCCGCGGCGGTCGGCCGCAACGCCAACGGGCTGCCGCAGCGCCGCCGCCGGCACCCCGGTGTCGCCCCCCGGGCCGCGGCGCCCGCCCGGTCAGCCGCTCCGCCCCGGCCGCCCGCGGCAGCGGAGCAGGTCAAGCCGGGCCTGTGGCTGGCCGCCTTCCAGAGCGGCATCAACGGAGAGGCGCCGGCGCCGCGGGCCGCGCGTCCGAACAGTGACGACTCGGTGGACAGGGATGAGTAG
- a CDS encoding M23 family metallopeptidase, whose amino-acid sequence MFKHAQILTDMTPLRRRAAFMAAGVGATAVLGTGVALGTQGETENPATGTTASEAADSRAASEAVTAQAEAQKKAAEGKAAAEAAAAERAGQEAADRSKRETVTQAAAKAPASWVKPVDSYVKGSTFGIGGDRWANKHSGQDFAAPTGTSVKTVHEGTVVQAGWGGSYGNNIVVKHDAGTFTQYAHLSKITVPVGTQVTTGQEIGKVGSTGNSTGPHLHFETRTTPNYGSGIDPVAFLKQRGVTL is encoded by the coding sequence ATGTTCAAGCACGCTCAGATCCTCACCGACATGACTCCCCTGCGCCGCCGCGCCGCCTTCATGGCCGCCGGTGTCGGAGCCACCGCCGTGCTGGGGACCGGAGTCGCGCTGGGCACCCAGGGCGAGACCGAGAACCCCGCCACCGGGACCACCGCGTCCGAGGCCGCCGACTCGCGCGCCGCGTCCGAGGCCGTCACCGCCCAGGCCGAGGCGCAGAAGAAGGCCGCCGAGGGCAAGGCCGCGGCCGAGGCCGCCGCCGCCGAGCGTGCCGGCCAGGAGGCCGCCGACCGTTCGAAGCGGGAGACCGTCACCCAGGCCGCCGCGAAGGCTCCCGCTTCCTGGGTGAAGCCGGTGGACAGCTATGTGAAGGGCTCCACCTTCGGTATCGGTGGTGACCGCTGGGCGAACAAGCACTCCGGTCAGGACTTCGCCGCGCCGACCGGTACCTCGGTGAAGACCGTGCACGAGGGCACCGTGGTCCAGGCCGGCTGGGGTGGCTCGTACGGCAACAACATCGTGGTCAAGCACGACGCCGGCACCTTCACCCAGTACGCCCACCTGTCGAAGATCACCGTTCCGGTCGGCACCCAGGTGACCACCGGGCAGGAGATCGGCAAGGTCGGTTCCACCGGTAACTCCACCGGCCCGCACCTGCACTTCGAGACCCGCACCACCCCGAACTACGGCTCCGGTATCGACCCGGTGGCCTTCCTGAAGCAGCGCGGCGTCACCCTCTGA
- the cobN gene encoding cobaltochelatase subunit CobN: MILLLSTSDTDLLSARAAGGPVPYRLGNPARLRLDDLPALLEGTDLVVVRLLGGIRAWQDGLDALLAGERPVVVLSGEQAPDAQLMAASTVPVGIAAEAHAYLAHGGPANLGQLARFLSDTVLLTGHGFAPPEPAPSWGPLERTPAPAAAPAAGDGTAGDGGRPVIAVLYYRAHHMSGNTAFVEALCRAVEEAGGRPMPLYVASLRAPEPELIEALGAADAVVTTVLAAGGTKPAAASAGGDDESWDAGALAALDVPILQALCLTGPRAAWEESDEGLSPLDAATQIAVPEFDGRLITVPFSFKEVDEDGLPVYAADPERAARVAGTAVRHARLRDIPAARKRLALVLSAYPTKHSRIGNAVGLDTPASAVALLRALRAEGYDLGPADGPGALPGLASGNGDELIYALIEAGGHDQDWLTEEQLARNPVRIPAADYRRWYEQLPRGLRERVEEHWGPPPGELFVDRGRDPDGEIVLAALRHGNLLVLIQPPRGFGENPVAIYHDPDLPPSHHYLAAYRWIAARAGDGGFGADAVVHLGKHGNLEWLPGKNAALSAGCAPDAALGDLPLVYPFLVNDPGEGTQAKRRAHATLVDHLVPPMARAESYGDIARLEQLLDEYASISAMDPAKLPAIRAQIWTLIRAARLDHDLGLDDRPDDDGFDDFLLHVDGWLCEVKDAQIRDGLHVLGQAPAGPERVNLVLAVLRARQIWGGTTALPGLREALGLDESAASRTGADEAEERARALVEAMEEADWDPAAVEQTVARVCGGAAAGAGAGETGEPAIGLPDGPREDPAAVAAVLRFAAREVVPRLAATGDEIRNSVHALAGGFVPAGPSGSPLRGLVNVLPTGRNFYSVDPKAVPSRLAWETGSALADSLLERYRADTGRWPESVGLSLWGTSAMRTAGDDIAEALALLGIRPVWDDASRRVTGLEAVPLADLGRPRVDVTLRISGFFRDAFPHVIGLLDDAVRLAASLDESDEDNHIRAHARADLAEHGDERRATTRIFGSRPGTYGAGLLQLIDSRDWRTDADLAEVYTVWGGYAYGRGLDGRAARDEMESAYRRIAVAAKNTDTREHDIADSDDYFQYHGGMVAAVRTLRGTAPAAYIGDSTRPETVRTRTLTEETSRVFRARVVNPRWIAAMRRHGYKGAFELAATVDYLFGYDATTGVVADWMYDTLARTYVLDPENRDFLREANPWALHGMAERLLEAESRGMWAEPDPAVLEELRRTFLETEGDLEGGES, translated from the coding sequence GTGATCCTGCTGCTGTCGACCTCCGACACCGACCTGCTGAGCGCCCGCGCCGCCGGGGGCCCCGTCCCGTACCGGCTGGGGAACCCGGCCCGGCTCCGGCTCGACGACCTGCCCGCGCTGCTGGAGGGCACCGACCTCGTCGTCGTGCGGCTGCTCGGCGGCATCCGCGCCTGGCAGGACGGGCTGGACGCGCTGCTCGCCGGGGAGCGCCCGGTCGTCGTCCTCAGCGGTGAACAGGCCCCCGACGCCCAGCTGATGGCGGCCTCCACCGTCCCCGTCGGCATCGCCGCGGAGGCCCACGCCTATCTGGCCCACGGCGGCCCGGCCAACCTCGGGCAGCTCGCCCGTTTCCTCTCCGACACGGTGCTGCTGACCGGCCACGGCTTCGCCCCGCCCGAACCCGCCCCGAGCTGGGGCCCGCTGGAGCGCACCCCCGCGCCCGCCGCGGCTCCCGCCGCCGGGGACGGCACCGCCGGGGACGGCGGCCGTCCGGTCATCGCCGTGCTCTACTACCGGGCCCACCACATGAGCGGCAACACCGCCTTCGTGGAAGCCCTCTGCCGGGCCGTCGAAGAGGCCGGCGGACGCCCCATGCCGCTGTACGTGGCCTCCCTCCGCGCCCCCGAACCCGAGTTGATCGAGGCGCTGGGCGCGGCCGACGCCGTCGTCACCACCGTCCTGGCCGCCGGCGGCACCAAGCCCGCCGCGGCCTCCGCCGGCGGGGACGACGAGTCCTGGGACGCGGGCGCCCTCGCCGCCCTCGACGTTCCGATCCTGCAGGCGCTCTGCCTCACCGGGCCGCGCGCCGCCTGGGAGGAGAGCGACGAGGGGCTGTCGCCGCTGGACGCCGCCACGCAGATCGCCGTACCCGAGTTCGACGGCCGGCTGATCACCGTGCCGTTCTCCTTCAAGGAGGTGGACGAGGACGGGCTCCCCGTCTACGCCGCCGACCCCGAACGCGCGGCCCGCGTCGCCGGGACCGCCGTGCGCCACGCCCGGCTCCGGGACATCCCGGCCGCGCGCAAACGCCTCGCCCTCGTGCTGTCCGCCTACCCCACCAAGCACTCCCGGATCGGCAACGCCGTCGGCCTCGACACCCCCGCCAGCGCCGTCGCCCTGCTGCGCGCCCTGCGCGCGGAGGGCTACGACCTCGGCCCGGCCGACGGGCCCGGAGCGCTCCCCGGGCTCGCCTCCGGGAACGGCGACGAGCTGATCTACGCCCTGATCGAGGCCGGCGGGCACGACCAGGACTGGCTCACCGAGGAGCAGCTCGCCCGCAACCCCGTCCGCATCCCCGCCGCCGACTACCGCCGCTGGTACGAGCAGCTGCCGCGCGGACTGCGCGAGCGCGTCGAGGAGCACTGGGGGCCGCCGCCCGGCGAGCTGTTCGTGGACCGCGGCCGGGACCCGGACGGCGAGATCGTCCTCGCCGCCCTCCGCCACGGCAACCTGCTGGTCCTGATCCAGCCGCCGCGCGGCTTCGGCGAGAACCCCGTCGCGATCTACCACGACCCCGATCTGCCGCCCTCGCACCACTACCTGGCGGCCTACCGCTGGATCGCCGCCCGCGCCGGGGACGGCGGCTTCGGCGCCGACGCCGTGGTCCACCTCGGCAAGCACGGCAACCTGGAATGGCTGCCGGGCAAGAACGCGGCGCTCTCCGCGGGCTGCGCGCCCGACGCCGCGCTCGGCGACCTGCCGCTGGTCTACCCGTTCCTCGTCAACGACCCCGGCGAGGGCACCCAGGCCAAGCGCCGCGCCCACGCCACCCTCGTCGACCACCTCGTACCGCCCATGGCGCGGGCCGAGTCCTACGGGGACATCGCCCGTCTCGAACAACTGCTGGACGAGTACGCGTCCATCTCCGCCATGGACCCCGCCAAGCTCCCCGCCATCCGCGCCCAGATCTGGACCCTCATCCGGGCGGCCCGGCTCGACCACGACCTCGGCCTGGACGACCGCCCGGACGACGACGGCTTCGACGACTTCCTGCTGCACGTCGACGGATGGCTGTGCGAGGTCAAGGACGCGCAGATCCGCGACGGGCTCCATGTGCTCGGGCAGGCACCGGCCGGGCCGGAGCGCGTCAACCTCGTCCTCGCCGTCCTCCGCGCCCGGCAGATCTGGGGCGGCACCACCGCCCTGCCCGGGCTGCGCGAGGCCCTCGGCCTGGACGAGTCGGCGGCCTCCCGCACCGGGGCGGACGAGGCCGAGGAGCGGGCCCGCGCCCTGGTCGAGGCCATGGAGGAGGCGGACTGGGACCCCGCCGCCGTGGAGCAGACAGTCGCACGGGTGTGCGGCGGAGCCGCGGCCGGCGCGGGCGCGGGGGAGACCGGCGAGCCGGCCATCGGCCTCCCGGACGGCCCCCGCGAGGACCCCGCCGCCGTCGCCGCCGTGCTCCGCTTCGCCGCCCGCGAGGTGGTGCCCCGGCTGGCCGCCACCGGCGACGAGATACGGAACTCCGTGCACGCCCTCGCCGGCGGCTTCGTCCCCGCCGGGCCGTCCGGCTCACCCCTGCGCGGACTCGTCAACGTGCTGCCGACCGGCCGCAACTTCTACTCCGTCGACCCCAAGGCCGTCCCCAGCCGGCTCGCCTGGGAGACCGGATCGGCGCTCGCCGACTCCCTCCTGGAGCGCTACCGCGCCGACACCGGCCGCTGGCCCGAGTCCGTCGGCCTCTCCCTGTGGGGCACCAGCGCGATGCGCACCGCCGGCGACGACATCGCCGAGGCGCTCGCCCTGCTCGGCATCCGGCCGGTGTGGGACGACGCATCGCGGCGCGTCACCGGACTCGAAGCTGTACCGCTCGCCGACCTCGGGCGCCCGCGCGTCGACGTCACCCTGCGCATCAGCGGCTTCTTCCGCGACGCCTTCCCCCACGTCATCGGGCTCCTGGACGACGCCGTGCGGCTGGCGGCCTCGCTGGACGAGAGCGACGAGGACAACCACATCCGGGCCCACGCCCGGGCCGACCTCGCCGAGCACGGCGACGAACGCCGCGCCACCACCCGTATCTTCGGCTCCCGGCCCGGCACCTACGGGGCGGGCCTCCTCCAGCTCATCGACAGCCGCGACTGGCGCACCGACGCCGACCTCGCCGAGGTCTACACGGTCTGGGGCGGCTACGCCTACGGCCGCGGACTCGACGGCCGCGCGGCGCGCGACGAGATGGAGAGCGCCTACCGGCGGATCGCCGTGGCCGCCAAGAACACCGACACCCGCGAACACGACATCGCCGACTCCGACGACTACTTCCAGTACCACGGCGGCATGGTCGCCGCCGTCCGCACGCTCCGGGGCACCGCCCCCGCCGCGTACATCGGCGACAGCACCCGCCCGGAGACGGTCCGCACCCGCACCCTCACCGAGGAGACCTCCCGGGTCTTCCGCGCGCGGGTCGTCAACCCGCGGTGGATCGCGGCGATGCGCCGCCACGGCTACAAGGGCGCCTTCGAGCTCGCCGCCACCGTCGACTACCTCTTCGGCTACGACGCCACGACCGGCGTCGTCGCCGACTGGATGTACGACACGCTGGCCCGCACCTATGTGCTGGACCCGGAGAACCGCGACTTCCTCCGCGAGGCGAACCCCTGGGCGCTGCACGGCATGGCGGAACGCCTGCTGGAGGCCGAGAGCCGCGGCATGTGGGCGGAGCCGGACCCGGCCGTGCTCGAAGAACTCCGCAGGACCTTCCTGGAGACCGAGGGCGATCTGGAGGGCGGGGAGAGCTGA
- a CDS encoding nitrite reductase produces the protein MPSPATPCPGVPGPPRRSRDDACPGALRLHTADDGALARIRLPGGLLTSRQAHCLASIAEDLGNGELELTSRGNVQVRGLPGDCGRQLADRLRPVGLLPSDTHERVRNVVVSPLTGLDGRGRADVGGWVRELDALLCADPGAAALSGRFLFAVDDGRGDAAALGADVTIIATPGGGAELRTGAGGPRLRVAAEDAARAAVAAAEAFLHAAAESGTRAWRVRDLPHRGAGPGAGETGESGGRGGPGKSGGSGERTGPPSASPASSGDPAPHALDEALLGRHLSRAGVAWTPAGQPPPGQGPREGDGPAAGPAPGLIGAPGPGERCALSVSAPLGRYTAAQWRLLAETAARSGDAEIRTTPWRGVVVPGLSRDAGPAALRRLAGAGLVTAPGSPWYAIGSCAGRPGCAKSLADVRADAARAVGTGPAERAAVPGGPAAAPATAGTAGVPAPPAGASGRPDDASGPPAGAAASGDGTAAPLPVYWSGCERRCGRPGDGGAWIDVLATGDGAYRVAVNGALPGGRTAPRPVRVPPGRTAAAIAAARAASTAGTGPPAHATGAADGTSAAPGGADGAAGPRGEDRPQRHRHPGPPDGTGGPDGTTRARTP, from the coding sequence ATGCCCTCCCCCGCCACACCCTGCCCCGGCGTGCCCGGACCGCCCCGGCGCAGCCGCGACGACGCCTGCCCCGGTGCTTTGCGTCTGCACACCGCGGATGACGGCGCCCTGGCGCGCATACGCCTGCCGGGCGGTCTCCTGACGAGCCGTCAGGCGCACTGTCTCGCCTCCATCGCGGAGGATCTGGGAAACGGGGAACTCGAACTGACTTCCCGCGGCAATGTGCAGGTCCGCGGGCTTCCCGGTGATTGCGGTCGCCAACTCGCCGACCGGCTGCGCCCCGTGGGACTCCTCCCCTCGGACACCCATGAGCGTGTCCGGAACGTGGTGGTCTCCCCGCTGACCGGACTCGACGGCAGGGGCCGCGCGGACGTCGGGGGGTGGGTCCGCGAACTGGACGCCCTGCTCTGCGCCGACCCGGGCGCGGCGGCGCTTTCCGGACGTTTTCTCTTCGCCGTGGACGACGGGCGCGGGGATGCCGCCGCGCTCGGCGCGGATGTGACGATCATCGCAACACCCGGCGGCGGTGCGGAGCTCCGTACCGGGGCGGGCGGCCCCCGGCTGCGGGTCGCGGCCGAGGACGCGGCGCGAGCGGCCGTAGCCGCCGCCGAAGCGTTTCTGCACGCCGCGGCGGAGAGCGGCACCCGGGCCTGGCGCGTCCGGGACCTGCCGCACCGGGGCGCCGGACCCGGCGCGGGCGAAACCGGTGAATCCGGCGGGCGAGGTGGGCCCGGTAAGTCCGGTGGCTCCGGCGAACGCACCGGACCGCCTTCCGCCTCCCCGGCGTCGTCCGGTGACCCGGCCCCGCACGCTCTGGACGAGGCTCTGCTGGGGCGTCACCTCTCCCGTGCCGGTGTCGCCTGGACACCGGCCGGGCAGCCGCCGCCGGGCCAGGGCCCGCGCGAGGGCGACGGCCCCGCGGCCGGCCCCGCACCCGGGCTGATCGGTGCCCCCGGCCCCGGCGAGCGGTGCGCCCTGTCGGTGTCCGCGCCCCTGGGCCGGTACACGGCCGCCCAGTGGCGGCTGCTGGCGGAGACGGCCGCCCGCTCGGGTGACGCGGAGATCCGCACCACCCCGTGGCGCGGGGTCGTCGTCCCCGGCCTCTCGCGGGACGCGGGCCCCGCCGCTCTGCGGCGGCTGGCCGGCGCGGGCCTCGTCACCGCCCCCGGCTCCCCCTGGTACGCGATCGGTTCCTGCGCCGGGCGGCCCGGCTGCGCCAAGTCCCTGGCGGACGTACGGGCCGACGCCGCGCGGGCCGTGGGAACCGGCCCCGCGGAGCGTGCGGCGGTCCCCGGCGGCCCGGCCGCGGCACCCGCCACAGCCGGTACAGCCGGCGTCCCCGCTCCCCCGGCCGGCGCCTCCGGCCGCCCGGATGACGCCTCCGGCCCTCCGGCCGGCGCCGCCGCGTCCGGTGACGGCACGGCGGCGCCCCTGCCCGTGTACTGGTCCGGCTGCGAGCGCCGCTGCGGCCGTCCGGGCGACGGCGGCGCCTGGATCGACGTCCTCGCCACCGGCGACGGCGCCTACCGGGTGGCCGTCAACGGCGCGCTGCCGGGGGGCCGTACGGCGCCGCGACCGGTGCGGGTGCCGCCCGGGCGGACCGCCGCCGCCATCGCGGCGGCCCGCGCGGCGAGCACCGCCGGCACCGGGCCCCCGGCGCACGCCACCGGCGCGGCGGACGGAACGAGCGCCGCACCGGGCGGGGCGGACGGCGCCGCCGGCCCCCGCGGCGAGGACAGGCCCCAGCGGCACAGGCACCCCGGCCCTCCGGACGGCACCGGCGGCCCGGACGGCACGACACGAGCGAGGACCCCGTGA
- a CDS encoding precorrin-8X methylmutase, with amino-acid sequence MTGYAYEKDGAAIYRQSFATIRAEADLGGLPADVSRVAVRMIHACGMTDLVGDLGYTPGVVARAREALLAGAPVLCDARMVASGVTRKRLPADNEVLCTLSDPAVPALARELGTTRSAAALELWRDRLDGAVVAVGNAPTALFRLLEMVAEGAPRPAAVIGVPVGFIGAAESKEALAAHPSGLEHLVVRGRRGGSAMAAAAINAMASEEE; translated from the coding sequence GTGACCGGTTACGCGTACGAGAAGGACGGGGCGGCCATCTACCGCCAGTCCTTCGCCACCATCCGCGCCGAGGCGGACCTCGGCGGCCTGCCCGCGGACGTGTCCCGGGTCGCGGTCCGGATGATCCACGCCTGCGGCATGACCGACCTCGTCGGCGACCTCGGCTACACCCCCGGGGTCGTGGCCCGCGCCCGGGAGGCGCTGCTGGCCGGGGCGCCGGTGCTCTGTGACGCGCGGATGGTCGCCAGCGGGGTCACCCGCAAGCGGCTGCCCGCGGACAACGAGGTGCTGTGCACCCTCTCCGACCCCGCCGTTCCCGCGCTGGCGCGCGAACTCGGCACCACGCGCAGCGCCGCCGCCCTGGAACTCTGGCGCGACCGCCTGGACGGCGCCGTGGTCGCCGTCGGCAACGCGCCGACGGCCCTCTTCCGGCTGCTGGAGATGGTGGCGGAGGGCGCGCCGCGCCCGGCGGCGGTCATCGGCGTACCGGTCGGCTTCATCGGTGCGGCGGAGTCCAAGGAGGCCCTGGCCGCGCACCCGTCGGGCCTCGAACACCTGGTGGTGCGGGGGCGGCGCGGCGGCAGCGCGATGGCCGCCGCCGCGATCAACGCGATGGCGAGTGAAGAAGAATGA